A region of the Leptospira wolffii serovar Khorat str. Khorat-H2 genome:
GACGTTTTGCAATGGCACGAGACTTGCTCTGCAAGACGAGTGACAGAAGCAAAATGTGCCGAAGGCCAAGCAAGGGTTGCGAAGCAAGCCCGAAGCGATGCGGCAAGTTGGCAGTTAAGCGAAGTTACGCCTCAAACACGTTGCAATTTAATTCAATTTCACTACTTGGACGAAAGTCCAATAGTATGAAATCCCCTTATTCCAAAGTATCGCGCTCCCCTTTCGGGATTGGATAAAATGAAACCATATACTTCCGCAGGACGCTCAAATACCAAGATGCACAGCCTGGCGACGGCACCAGCCTCCATTGGGGAGCGCTTAAACTCTGAATAATTACCTATGTTTTAGAAGCAAATCTACACGCTTCCGAGCTTCGAAAAATAAAAAACAAAATCCGGCGGAATTTCGCTTAACGACGTTGGCTTGCCGACGTTTCGCGAGTCCGCAAGGACTTGGCGCGAGGCTTGCTATGCAAGACGAGTGACAAAGCGAAATGTGCCGAAGGCCGAGCGAGAGTTGCGAAGCAATCTCGAAGCGATGCGTCAGAGCCGACAGTTAGGCGGCGTAAACTATATTTTAATTTGAATAAAATATGAATCTTCATATTTTTTCCAAAAGTATGTACGTAATTTTTTAAGAACCGACTGTATGCCTTTTTCATATAGGAATAAGGTGACAATTACATAGAAAATAGAAAGTAGCGAATATTTTAATATGATTTTAATAAAATCAGGCTTTAAATTCAAATATTCGAATATAAATAGAAATAACAAATGAATAAAAGAGTAAGAAGTAACTGACCACACATTAGTAGTTTTGATACCTAAAATTGTTGCCTCTCTATTCTGCTCACCTCCTTGTATAGGCTTATTCGCATTAATTCTTTCCGGCTTAATACTATAGCTCAAATCTTCAAACACTGAAAACGTATTTCCGAATAGTATAAGTATAAGCTTATCGAAAATATTAAAAAAGCACTTCAACATGCCTCTTCTAAGTTTTAGCAAATTAAGCCTACTTCTTGTCGAAAATCCCTTTAAGCATTTTGTAGGCAAAAAATGCTTACTTAATACATAATTTATTAGACCCTCGACTTCGATCATTGAATCATCTTTATAGAATTCTGAGTTAGATACATCATAAAAGAAATCGTCCTCGAAATTTAAACCTATGGGATATTTTTCATCTGGTTTTCGCTCGATGAATGAGCTTAATCCTTCCGAAGGACTCGCATATTGTTGTCGGTAAAACCCAATCTCGATAATTATTCTCTTTAAGGAGCTAAAATCTTTAAATGACTTTTCCGATATGAAGATTCTAATCATGCTAAGGAGTTTTTCATCATGATAACTTATCGATGGAAGATATGAATTCGGATATTTAAGCAATATGCTAACTCCAATCTCACTTCCTACCATATTGATAATCTCAATATTCTCCCGCTTTAACTCAGAGAATTTGGTATGGAATTCAGTTGCTATTTTTTCTTTGTCAAAAGTCATATTTTAGTTTATGCCGCCTAACGACCAAGGTGTTCCGACGTTCGCAACGGCACGAACTTGCGTAAGCAAGTGTAGTGACGGACGCGAATGTGGCGTAGCCCGAGCGAGTGAGTCGCGATAGCGATCTCCGAGCGTAGCGGAAGCACCGAAAGTTAGGCGTTGTTGATTTATAACAAACTACACGTCACACTGAGATGTAACTTGATTCTATATATGCCAATCGGTTGAGTAGAAAAACTATACGAAATAGATTCAATTTCCCCCTTTGTCCTCTCCACCTTTTCATATTGATCTATTTCATATTCCCGGGCATCGTTATGAAAGAAAGCCTTTCTCTTCAACGATAGAGGATCAATATCTCCACTATATGGGCGATATCCTAGATTTCCATTTAGAGTTAATGAAAATGGAGACACAGTGAAATTCTCATTCTCATCGATCAAATTTACGATTGAAACCAATGCTTCCCATATCGACCACAGTGCTGGAACATAAGAGAGAGCGGAAATCGTTGTAGCTGATTTTATTAATTTTTGATCTACTGCGAGTTGAGCCGTGTTGGTAAACTTTTCATATATCGCTTTCACCTTTTCTTGATCGCCCTGACTAATTCCATTTATGTCAACTAAATGAAAGTTAATAACCAACTTCGGATCATTAGAGACGATTGGCTTTTGAAATAGGTTAGAACCTACTCCACTAAACCTAAAAGCCCGTCGAATTAAAAAATATGGAGCAAGTTGCGGGTCTACTGACGACACTAAAGGCCCTGATTCTCCCGTTCTTCTAACAGTTAAGTATGAAGAATATAGTACAAGCTCCAGGTCAGATTCATATTCATCAAATACTGATTCGGGAACTTCAATTTGAATAAGTTTAAGTTCAATCAATTTTAATCTTTTATCATTTAAGAATTCTGTATAATCAATTTTACTAATTCCAAAAGGAGATCGCTCGGAAGTTATAATTGAACGAGTAGCTATTACCTGCTGATCATGGGAAGCGTTCATCGAACAACTTAACACGCAAGGAAGGATGAACATTAAAGCATATATTTTCATAAAGTCCCTCTTAAAATAATTGCTAATTTTTAGAATATTCATAAATCAATGACGCCTAACGACCAAGGCTTGACGACGTTTCGCGAGTCCGCAGGACTTGGCGCGAGGCTTGCTTTGCAAGACGAGTGACAAAGCGAAATGTGCCGGAGGCCGAGCGAGAGTCGCGTAGCGATCTCGAAGCGATGCGTCAGAGCCGAAAGTTAGACGCTGGACAAACTACTCAGAAAACTCGTCCCATTCGAAGAAATCATCTGATTTTATATTATTTCTTTCTAAGAATTCTGTAGGTGTAGGACCGAATGTTGCCAGTAACACTGGCATATTTTTAAATACCTTATAATCTCGAACAAATCCCCTCGTTATCCATTTTGAACCCAATGTTGATTGTATATTATAAAATAACAATAATTGTTCAAAGACAGCTAATTGAGATCGTATTACCTTACTGTACTCATATTTGTTTAACTCATTAGGCTGATCCTCTAACAGTCTATAAATCTGAAATAAATGTCTATAATAATGGCCCAATTGATTTATGTGCCCTTTAAAGGGACGATATTCAATTAAAATTTTGTCTTTGTAATTACCTAAATCAATTCGATTTGTGCTCGGATCATATTTTTCTTGTACCTTCTTAATTTCATTTAAGTATTGTAAAACCAAATCTTCAGGATATTTCTTTAGAATTTCCTTTAAGACAGATATGGAGTCATTGTTCTCAATCCCCAAAAAGAAAGTAATATAAGAAATATTAATTTTTTCTTCTTTCTTTATCAGCCTTTTATCTTTCCATTCGAAAAGATCTACGAATT
Encoded here:
- a CDS encoding putative phage abortive infection protein codes for the protein MNIKNELNEGKIPLVYIGILIFVLLLIYFGVPVLLTQTNIFGISYSNTGQIGDTIGGLSSPLIAAVAAFLTFLAFWVQYQSNKQQTLQFKSQDKVQQIERFEDKFYKLIELHRSNVAELEMPLSRTGRSIFIPLYDELRFAYEILEFVDLFEWKDKRLIKKEEKINISYITFFLGIENNDSISVLKEILKKYPEDLVLQYLNEIKKVQEKYDPSTNRIDLGNYKDKILIEYRPFKGHINQLGHYYRHLFQIYRLLEDQPNELNKYEYSKVIRSQLAVFEQLLLFYNIQSTLGSKWITRGFVRDYKVFKNMPVLLATFGPTPTEFLERNNIKSDDFFEWDEFSE